The Candidatus Nezhaarchaeota archaeon DNA window GACCAAAGTGCTACTTTTTTATTAATCGAAATCATCTTCCATCACTTAAGCAAGGAGCTTCGTGTACTTTTTAAGGACTAAAAGAGTTAGTTGTAATGAGGTACCGTAGAGTAATGACGCTATAAGGGGTAGTAGACCTAGCATGGTATCTTGATGAAACAGGGCTAAGAGAGTTATGGGTACTGGGGCTATGATAATACTTGTCATCACCAAGGTCATGAGGTTCCTGATGCTGGGTACGAAGAGACCTCCTCGAACCTCCTTCATACTCCGTTGAAGTAAGTACGTGATCGGAAGCTCTTCACCTAAACAAGGATTTAAAACTAGAGGAGCAGTAGAAGCAACTTTAGGCTCTAAGGATCTTGCACCGCCTAAGGAGAAACTGAGTGCAAGCATTTTAGACGATGGATCTACCAGTTGACGTGATCGATCAAGTCTCATTAGGGCTATGAGTGCTGAGGGAACGTTTTGATAGACCTTGACCAATAGTTTTACGATCATAAGCGTTAACGAATTAGAGTACTCCAGAGAGGTACCCTTCTTCAAGCTATTAAGTTCGTATCGAAAAATGATGCTGAAGGCGAGGATTAGGGTGGATGAGAATAAGATGATAAATATCTCATACAACATAAATGCCCCCTACTACAAGTTGTTTAACGAGTTCATCGAATGTTCTAGTAAAAGTTGTAGCATCCAAATTACTCCTTTTCAACAGTAAGCTTAAAGATGCCATTAATTCTTCGTATTCTCTTCTTAACATCTCATAGTCATTGCCAATCTCCATCATCCTATATATTGATGGCGATTCAAAGATGTCATCAATAGCTGCTTTATGAAAATCTTCTTGAGGATCCCATTTGAAAACGAGAGTTAGAGGGATGCCAAGTACATCAATGGAGCTTCTTGATGAACCTATGGCCCAAATCTCAGCTACGCGCCTCAAGATCTTAAAGCCTCGGTAGCACTTCACCATGTGAATTATTAGGTCTATTCCATTCACATCCTCCTTGGAGATGCCACAGTGCAATAACCAGCGCCTTATTAAACCTTGAGCCGACGATGCATGACATGTGTGCATGCCTCGAAGCCCCGCAGTAATTGCATGAAACATGGCTTTAAAATGCTCCTTAGACTGTAGTTCCCCCATGCATATCCAGTCAGGAGTCCTATGCAATAGCTTTATCATCTCTACGTACTTTCTACGAGCTTTCTCCTGCGTCTCGAAGGGTTCAACGTGTAATTTGAGCTGATGACGACCTTGAGCCCTCTGATCTAAACTCTCAACAACATCTTCCACGTATATCTTGCGCCAGTTTTTAGGGGTGCATAAGTCTAAAGCGTTCATCAATGTAGTCTTACCAGTTCCAGGCTCGCCACATATTATAATGTTCCTCCTATTTAAAATGTGAAGGATTAAGAAGGCTGCTTCCTCGATTGAGAGCACATTGTCACGTACGAGATCGATTATCGTGTAGTTTCTATGTTTGATTTTTCTAAGGTCAAGTGCCGGACCTTCGTATGAAAGAGGGGGTATGTCTATTGAAGCTCTGACTATGTAATCGTCGATCTTAAGATTCCATTTTAATGATGGATTTAAATAGTTCAAAGGTAGCTTGCTCTCTAGCAACACGTGATTTATAAAGCGCTTAACGTCCTCACCCATTAATATTACATTGCTTACACAACGCCCAACTTCAGCATGGTCCAAGTAAACTCTCGTTCCAGGCTTGTCTAAGTAAACTTCATCAACATTTCTATCCAATAGAAAGGGCATTAGTTTATGAAGGCCTAAGATCTTATACGCTGAATATGATGCTAGCTTTTGAACGAGGAGATAATCATCATTTATGATTCTTTTAACCCTTAATAGGTCTTTAAACTTTTCTCTTAAGAAGCACACCTTTTCCCATAAAAGATCAAAGTTTATGGTTTGGTTCAAGACCGTCCTGCTGACATTATCAACCAATATTCTGAGGAAGAGCTTTGCGATGTAAGGAAGGCTTAATGATACGTGATAGATGTGCTCGGTACCTTGAGATTCATATATCTTTACTTGATAAACATCAACTTCGTACTCTTTAATGAGGGCCCCTTTGTCTACAAGTTTGCACGAGATCCCCCCTCTTATGATGTATGGACGAAATATTTCACGATAAATTTCGTCGCCTAAGTGATTGTAATAAGACCTTAAAAGATGCATCATTTTAGAGCGTTCCACTTCTCTTAGAAAAAGAGTTAAAAGTTCTTTAAACCTCCTAATGCATTTCTTATTCTTGCAACGTACCCCTCTAATTTCATGAAGAGCTTGCTGCAGAGAGTCAAGGAAATCAAATGGTCGGGTATAAGCAATGCCGACCGCATGGAAAAATAGCAGATGGTCTTTGCAAGTTACGACTTCTCTATATAGGGGGCAAGGATGAAGGTCAGAATACGACGTGTAGAGAGGGCAAACCAGCTCTCCTCTGATCCAAAGATTCATGAGAAGAGTCCTAGATCTGGAAAGCCTACGTGAGTAATCACTCAGTAACTTTACTGTTGAGGGGCTATATTCTATAACAGCATTACCCTTCTGTGAGAGGATTATCACTTTCTTTATAGCTTTGCCTAGTAATGATAGCTTTAAAATCAACTTCCCTCTGCACATTTCATTGTTTACTGGATCCGGCTCGTTATGTCGACACTTCATTACTAAGAGGTGCTTCCCATCCTTAAGCAATGTCCTTACACAGTCATCAGTAAGACACAAGGTTGACATCGCATATAACTCTCAACCAAGGTATTTTATAGAACTACATAACTTGCATCGATTACAGGTTCCTCGTGACGATACGGCGAGTACATCAAATTGCTTTCTTCCCTCACTGCATCACTCACTGAGTGCTCTCCTGCTTTTTTAAACGGAGTTTCTGCATAACATAGTAACATGATAACTTTAAGCTTACACGAGAAGCTACCTTTAAGTCTCGGACTCGATGCCTTAATCTTAACTAGAAGGGGCTTAAAAGGGGCTTAGTAGATGACGATAAGCATCATTCTTAAAGATGATATACCTAAGGACTCTGTCTTCGTTACGGGATTTCAGGGTATGGGAATAACTGGGTACATAGCCGTTAAGTATATGGTTTCGGTGCTAAATGCTAAACCTATAGGCTTTGTAATGTTAAGGAGGATGCCTCCTTATGTATGGATGGAAGATAATAGGTTAGCAACTCCGATACAGCTCTTTAAACATCAGAACCACATATTCATGCTGGTAGAGTTCGTGCCACCCATGCCAGATCTTTACACATTCATAGACGGGATGTGCAAGTGGGTAGCTAAAACGTTCGTTGAAGCGTTCCTTATTGGCGGTCTCGACATAAGGGTTAAAAGAGAGAATGAGGAGGACAGAGCTAAGTTCGCTGCTACCACAAAAGCCACAAACAGGATAATAGAGCGAGGGTATAAGGTGTTAGACAAGGGCTTGTACATAACCGGCCCTCTAGCATTAATGCTTATGAAGTTTGAGCAATTAGATTTTCCAGCTCTAGCAGTGTTAGCTTACGCAAACGCTTTGCGACCTGATCCTATGGCTGCAGCCATTGCAATACAGTACTACAGTGAAATTTATGGAATTAAAATAGATACTGAACAATTGATAAAAGATGCCCAAAGGATAGAGGCTGAAATTGAAGAGAATCTGAAAAAGAGACAGGAGAGAATGAAAGCTGAGATAAGTGCATTATACATCTAAAATAGAAAGTTAAAAAGTTAAAAAGACTACAAAACTGCTATCGTCCAACGACCTCTTTTAGAAGAAGAAGCAAATTTTCTAAATCCCCGGATTCATAGGGCTTCTTTGTGTGAAGGACTTTAACTCTATCACAAGATTTTCTACACGCAGCCTCCACATATTTACCCCATCGCTTTAAATCATTGTATAGAACGATGCTCTTAGGCCTTAAGATCTTTAAAAGTTTGCTAATTCTTAAAGATACGTAACGTTTAGTTAATGAGTCGATATTATTAGGCACCTCGTATTGTGATAGAGGGTAGACACCTTCGAGTTCTAGTGGAATTAGACAGAATGGGAAATCGTAGAAGAGGAGATTGATGTTTTCAAAACCTCCGATTTCGTTGTAAATCCTTTCCATTAACTTCCTGATAAAGAAGCTGGAGAAAGCATCATCTTTTCTAGGCAATAACACCAAGATGTTACATCTAAGGTGATGCAGACAGTCCTTAAGTTTTTTAAAGTGCCTTACGACCTTAGGGTTGAAAAAGTCATGATATCCATAAAAGAAGAGCCCGGATATTGAGGACTTAGTCACTGGATCTAAACGTTCGAAGAAGAATCTGCACTTCTTGAGCTTCGAGAATGCTGAAAAAAGCCGTGGATGTGCTCTCAATCTTAAAGAGACATACTCCCACAGCGTTCCCTCTTTTATCGCTTGCTTAATTCTTCTAATTTCACTTGAAAGCATGTACAAGTTATGGAGGGCTAGTAGCCTT harbors:
- a CDS encoding ATPase, T2SS/T4P/T4SS family — translated: MSTLCLTDDCVRTLLKDGKHLLVMKCRHNEPDPVNNEMCRGKLILKLSLLGKAIKKVIILSQKGNAVIEYSPSTVKLLSDYSRRLSRSRTLLMNLWIRGELVCPLYTSYSDLHPCPLYREVVTCKDHLLFFHAVGIAYTRPFDFLDSLQQALHEIRGVRCKNKKCIRRFKELLTLFLREVERSKMMHLLRSYYNHLGDEIYREIFRPYIIRGGISCKLVDKGALIKEYEVDVYQVKIYESQGTEHIYHVSLSLPYIAKLFLRILVDNVSRTVLNQTINFDLLWEKVCFLREKFKDLLRVKRIINDDYLLVQKLASYSAYKILGLHKLMPFLLDRNVDEVYLDKPGTRVYLDHAEVGRCVSNVILMGEDVKRFINHVLLESKLPLNYLNPSLKWNLKIDDYIVRASIDIPPLSYEGPALDLRKIKHRNYTIIDLVRDNVLSIEEAAFLILHILNRRNIIICGEPGTGKTTLMNALDLCTPKNWRKIYVEDVVESLDQRAQGRHQLKLHVEPFETQEKARRKYVEMIKLLHRTPDWICMGELQSKEHFKAMFHAITAGLRGMHTCHASSAQGLIRRWLLHCGISKEDVNGIDLIIHMVKCYRGFKILRRVAEIWAIGSSRSSIDVLGIPLTLVFKWDPQEDFHKAAIDDIFESPSIYRMMEIGNDYEMLRREYEELMASLSLLLKRSNLDATTFTRTFDELVKQLVVGGIYVV
- a CDS encoding PAC2 family protein yields the protein MTISIILKDDIPKDSVFVTGFQGMGITGYIAVKYMVSVLNAKPIGFVMLRRMPPYVWMEDNRLATPIQLFKHQNHIFMLVEFVPPMPDLYTFIDGMCKWVAKTFVEAFLIGGLDIRVKRENEEDRAKFAATTKATNRIIERGYKVLDKGLYITGPLALMLMKFEQLDFPALAVLAYANALRPDPMAAAIAIQYYSEIYGIKIDTEQLIKDAQRIEAEIEENLKKRQERMKAEISALYI